In Cotesia glomerata isolate CgM1 linkage group LG3, MPM_Cglom_v2.3, whole genome shotgun sequence, one genomic interval encodes:
- the LOC123262020 gene encoding transmembrane protein 115 → MSTMKGVRRNIPYLQQQFAALLGNTSTSVKFICIVMILSYCLSFMEQAIITLSVTPGYLLPPSFWIWTAFTFCFLEIHFWEVCVDIITVGLCGKLIEPLWGAMEMMTFFAVVNVGVGILSALYYLFLYMCTSDTDFLFDIHIHGLTGYIAGVSVAVKQIMPDHILLKSPIGKIMNRNIPLMVWLVSLLLWIVGLLEGTHPTMFLNGLIISWMYLRFYQRHTNGSKGDMADNFTFASFFPNVLQPPIAVVSNTVHNFFVRIGICKKIVRRFDMSNAPPGLVMNLPGIDPQDSERRRQIALKALSERLSKDHARPWQQDRNKKNIPPLATVSISIPESTTTKPLVSPLIPPLNTNIHNQRLSNT, encoded by the exons atgtcaACCATGAAAGGTGTAAGAAGAAATATACCTTATCTCCAACAGCAATTTGCTGCACTTCTTGGTAACACAAGTACTAGTGTCAAGTTTATATGTATTGTGATGATATTATCGTATTGTCTCTCTTTTATGGAGCAGGCAATCATCACTTTAAGTGTAACACCAGGTTACTTATTGCCTCCATCATTTTGGATATGGACGGCGTTTACTTTTTGTTTTCTGGAAATACATTTCTGGGAAGTGTGTGTAGACATTATAACAGTTGGACTTTGTGGCAAACTCATTGAACCCCTATGGGGTGCGATGGAAATGATGACCTTTTTTGCAGTTGTCAATGTTGGTGTTGGAATATTATCagcattatattatttatttctctatATGTGTACTAGTGATACGgactttttatttgatatCCATATTCATGGATTAACAGGTTATATAGcag gTGTTAGCGTTGCTGTTAAACAAATAATGCCAGATCATATTTTGTTGAAGAGTCCAATTGGTAAAATAATGAATAGAAATATTCCCCTAATGGTGTGGCTAGTTAGTTTGTTATTGTGGATCGTAGGATTATTAGAAGGTACACATCCGACAATGTTTTTAAATGGTCTCATTATATCTTGGATGTATTTGAGATTTTATCAAAGACATACTAATGGATCTAAAGGAGATATGGctgataattttacttttgcaag ttTTTTCCCCAATGTTTTACAACCACCGATTGCCGTAGTCAGTAATACTGTACATAACTTTTTTGTTCGTATtggaatttgtaaaaaaattgttagacgATTTGATATGTCCAATGCACCACCAGGTTTAGTTATGAATCTGCCGGGAATCGATCCTCAAGATAGTGAAAGGCGACG GCAAATCGCACTAAAGGCATTAAGTGAGCGTTTAAGCAAAGATCATGCAAGACCGTGGCAGcaagatagaaataaaaaaaatattcctcCTCTAGCTACTGTTTCAATATCTATTCCAGAGTCTACTACAACAAAACCTCTGGTATCTCCTCTTATTCCAccattaaatactaatattcaCAATCAAAGACTATCAAATACGTGA
- the LOC123262018 gene encoding E3 ubiquitin-protein ligase Hakai — protein MDEDNSKRMRGRTRGRARGRARGRIRGRAKKAVKVIESDEEDTPQITEQTQKESEEVYTDKTDFETNQDQLQTQPSSLEHQFDLEADISQLEAPTFTTINRGPPEPMLRLRWDHRVNLIGEKVLNPMIHCCDKCLKPILIYGRMIPCKHVFCLFCGKREDKVCPRCTEKVSRVEQTGLGTVFMCTHGGTRYGNGGCRRTYLSQRDLQAHINHRHVSGPTQPVQGIQVDSSQYIHPKSDIDTQPGKMLSTSVPTVRIKQVSSHMVQPAIGNDPRVNSVINQSSLEHRQQHRSQQIMPMQSYPQNSTPLSSNPPMRTNLITVPIQDTTIMAHELHSQQNHYYPPQSSQVNYGVYNVPPPVSQAQNYYPAQHSGQVSYAIAQPQQQYIVSGPASVRPSPNGYIQDAQYAPQQQIPPPQSQWPQHRQFYR, from the exons ATGGATGAAGATAATAGTAAAAGAATGAGAGGTAGAACGCGTGGAAGAGCTCGTGGACGAGCACGAGGACGGATCCGAGGTCGAGCTAAAAAAGCTGTTAAg gTAATAGAAAGTGATGAAGAAGACACTCCCCAAATAACAGAGCAAACTCAAAAAGAATCCGAAGAAGTATACACCGATAAGACTGATTTTGAAACTAATCAAGATCAGCTGCAAACACAACCATCCTCTTTAGAGCACCAGTTTGATTTAGAAGCAGATATATCACAACTAGAAGCTCCCACTTTCACGACAATTAATCGTGGGCCTCCAGAACCTATGCTGCGTTTGCGATGGGATCATCGTGTCAACCTGATTGGTGAAAAAGTTCTCAATCCGATGATCCACTGTTGTGACAAATGCCTTAAACCAATTCTTATTTATGGGCGAATG ATACCATGTAAACAcgtattttgtttattttgtgGTAAAAGAGAAGATAAAGTATGTCCTCGATGTACGGAAAAAGTTTCACGAGTTGAGCAAACTGGACTTGGCACAGTATTTATGTGTACTCATGGAGGTACCAGGTATGGTAATGGTGGTTGTCGAAGAACTTATCTTAGTCAGCGTGATTTACAA gCTCATATAAATCATCGACATGTATCGGGTCCAACACAGCCTGTTCAAGGAATCCAAGTTGATTCATCACAGTATATTCATCCAAAATCTGATATTGACACACAGCCGGGAAAGATGTTATCTACATCAGTTCCAACAGTTCGAATTAAGCAAGTATCATCTCATATGGTACAGCCTGCAATAGGAAATGATCCGCGTGTAAATTCCGTAATAAATCAATCATCACTTGAGCATCGGCAACAGCATAGATCACAACAGATTATGCCAATGCAAAGCTATCCTCAAAATTCAACACCTTTGTCAAGTAATCCCCCTATGAGAACAAATCTCATAACCGTCCCTATTCAAGATACCACAATTATGGCACATGAATTACATTCTcaacaaaatcattattatccACCGCAGTCATCACAAGTAAATTATGGGGTATATAATGTACCTCCACCAGTTTCACAGGCGCAAAATTATTACCCTGCACAACATTCTGGGCAAGTATCTTACGCTATTGCACAACCACAACAACAGTATATAGTTTCGGGTCCAGCATCTGTCCGTCCATCTCCCAACGGTTACATACAAGATGCTCAGTATGCTCCTCAACAGCAAATTCCTCCACCGCAGTCTCAATGGCCACAACATCGTcaattttatagataa